Proteins encoded within one genomic window of Candidatus Poribacteria bacterium:
- a CDS encoding nuclear transport factor 2 family protein has product MAYGSNWETITGWEEIRASWINIFQNTHRMHIHPCEIAIHTDNQFAWVTCVESIHTFAGGRMGISFAQATNVFKHEGEGWKMVHHHASPLPREVALSGTAAAPSPN; this is encoded by the coding sequence ATAGCGTATGGCTCAAATTGGGAAACAATCACCGGTTGGGAGGAGATTCGCGCGAGTTGGATAAATATCTTCCAGAACACACATCGAATGCACATCCACCCCTGCGAGATCGCGATTCATACTGATAATCAGTTTGCTTGGGTGACATGCGTCGAATCCATCCATACCTTTGCCGGCGGCAGGATGGGCATATCCTTTGCGCAAGCAACAAATGTGTTCAAACACGAAGGTGAGGGTTGGAAGATGGTGCACCATCATGCATCCCCATTGCCGAGGGAAGTAGCGCTTTCTGGCACCGCAGCGGCCCCCTCGCCAAATTAG